The Magnetococcales bacterium genome segment CCAGGGAGCCAGCCCCCTGGACCCCGATTCGTTGGCGGGTGGTGAATAGTTACCACCCCTCGTGCTTTATCCTCAAAACGGAGAGACCTCATGCACTCCATGTTGCGTCATACCCTGGCCATTTCACTCCTGAGCGGCCTGGGGCTGTTTACCACCCCGGTTTCGGCCCAGCCCACCGTTGCCGACATCATGCCACATCTGGGCGGCTATGAGTGGCGCGCCCGCCCGGCCATATCTGAAAAATTAGGGCCCGATGCCGACCTGACCTTGATGGAAATAGCCAAGGATACGCATCAGCCCAATTATATCCGGTTCCGGGCCATTCACCTTCTACGCCTCTATCCCACAGATCGGGTTGCCCATTTCCTGGAAGATACCCTTTCCATCACGCCCGAATCCTCCTTCCTGCGCCGCGCTTTGGAGAGTCACTCGGCGGCCTTTGCCACCACCCGTCCCGAGCGTGTGGAACGGTTGGCAGGTGATCTTTTATCGCACGCAGATCCCAATGTCCGCATCCAGGCTGCCCAAACCTTGCGGAGCTTGAAGAGTACCACCGCCTCCACCCTCTACCGCCAACGCCTCGAACGTGTTCCAGATGCCTGGGAACGAGAACAGTGGCAGCAATAGCCCGGGCGTATTCAGCTTCCGCCCACCTGTAAAATCCTCCCTCCATCCACCTGAAAAACCTTGTCCGCTGCCTGGACCAATTCGGTCTGGTGGGTAATGGCCAGGATGGTGACCCGACCTGCCAATCCACGCAGAGTCTGGCAGATGGCGCGTTCGGTGGGGAGGTCAAGCGCAGTGGTGGATTCATCCAGGATGAGCAGATCTGGATGGCCCAATAAGGCGCGTGCAATGGCAATACGCTGGCGTTGGCCACCGGAAAGCTTGGAGCCCCGCTCGCCAATGATGGTATGCAACCCTTCAGGCAGGGCGCGGACAAAATCCCACGCCTCGGCCTGCTGCAAGGCGGCAATCACAGCCGCCTCGGTCACCTGCTCATCACCCAGGGTAAGGTTGGCCATGATGGTGTCGTGAAACAGAAACATCTCCTGCGGAACATAACCAATGCGTCGGCGCCACGCCCGTAAATCCATGTCGGCCATGGGAAAACCATCGATGGTGATCTCTCCCTGCTGCGGTCGGTAGAGGCCGATGATCAGATCGACCAACGTGGTCTTCCCGGCGCCGGATGGTCCGGCAATAGTGATAAACTCCCCAGCCGGAATCTCCAGGGAGAGATTGTTCAGCAATTGTTTATCACCAAAGGCAAAGGAGACATTCTCCACGCGAATGGCCCGGTGAAAACCGGGGGGAGACTGGCCTTCGCTGCGCTCCTCCTCACTCTGGGCGTGGGTGATGGCGTCACGCAGCGACCAGTAGGCACTTTCGACATCCATCAAATTTTGCAGATGAAGCTGCAACACGCCAAAAGTTCCGACAATACGGCTGAAAAGCAGGGCCAAAACCATCAGGATCGACAGATCGATGTGCCATCGTGTCACCGCCTGATAGATGCCGACAGCCATGAACAACGCCATGATGGGCTCCGGCATGGCGCTCATGATGTAACGGTTGGCAGCCATTTGACGTTCGGCTTGCTTCAAGCCTTGGACCAGTTTTTCCAAGAATGGAAGGAGAAGGTTTTCCCGGGCCATGGCCTTGAGAGGCTTCATCCCCTGCAGGGTATCCGCCAGGCGAATCAACATCTGGTTGGAAAGGCGGGTCTTGTCCTGCCCGGCCCGATGGATGCCGTGGACGGTGCTTTTCAACACGGTGTAAATCAAAAGGCTGACCAGTACGGCTGCCAAACAAACCTGCCAGGAGAGAAAAATGGCCGTGGCCAGG includes the following:
- a CDS encoding ABC transporter ATP-binding protein, with translation MTEKSRPLLSYWRIMREVVRFFPWRGLVILVCIVLSGLMEGVGLASLLPVFNLSLGSAAGPASEIQKLILKPLEFFGLPSTLGMLLGVIAVALLIKAVTKLVAMTLVGYAAAHIITHLRLELIRGLTEAKWGYFTGQPIGRLSNALGMEATRAAGAFMSGTEMTASLIRAGFLLATAIFLSWQVCLAAVLVSLLIYTVLKSTVHGIHRAGQDKTRLSNQMLIRLADTLQGMKPLKAMARENLLLPFLEKLVQGLKQAERQMAANRYIMSAMPEPIMALFMAVGIYQAVTRWHIDLSILMVLALLFSRIVGTFGVLQLHLQNLMDVESAYWSLRDAITHAQSEEERSEGQSPPGFHRAIRVENVSFAFGDKQLLNNLSLEIPAGEFITIAGPSGAGKTTLVDLIIGLYRPQQGEITIDGFPMADMDLRAWRRRIGYVPQEMFLFHDTIMANLTLGDEQVTEAAVIAALQQAEAWDFVRALPEGLHTIIGERGSKLSGGQRQRIAIARALLGHPDLLILDESTTALDLPTERAICQTLRGLAGRVTILAITHQTELVQAADKVFQVDGGRILQVGGS